DNA sequence from the Dethiosulfovibrio salsuginis genome:
CAGCTGCCTTTGCCTTTAGCCTCACAACCGGAGGAGGGCTGGCAAGCACCACTTCGTCCACAACAAAAAGTCCCATCCTTACGCCCGAAATGGTTGCCACTAACTCAGCCCCTGTAGAGGGTAACTTTATGCCAGGGTCATGGTCAGACAGGGCGACCTCCAGGGTATCAGACTCCATCCCAGCAGAGTCCGATATGTCCAGGGATATGAGCCTGCTCTCGATTAACTTTGTAATATCAGCGTTGTTTGCGACAAGAGACCACGGCACGCTAAGTTCGCTCAATCCCATAACGAAACCTCCTTTCGAGACTCTGGGACCACTATGTCTGGTAAGACCACGGCTAATCCCCTCGGCAATACAGGGCCATAGTCGGCTAATCCCTGATTAGTCTCTAAAACTACCTCCAAGGCGCCTGATTGTTCCCCATAATGCTGCCAACAAACCCAGTCTAAAGAGTCTCCAGCCCTTGTCCTGTA
Encoded proteins:
- a CDS encoding tail protein X, producing the protein MIVYRTRAGDSLDWVCWQHYGEQSGALEVVLETNQGLADYGPVLPRGLAVVLPDIVVPESRKEVSLWD